Proteins encoded in a region of the Neodiprion virginianus isolate iyNeoVirg1 chromosome 2, iyNeoVirg1.1, whole genome shotgun sequence genome:
- the LOC124297192 gene encoding lysosomal-associated transmembrane protein 4B-like translates to MQLTTCCRCCSLRTGTIISGICGIILAVIAIIIMLTTEVEWKTIVIDFLPQSVVKIILAINLCMTILISTLLIIGVCKRNTFLMLPWVVLGIMLAVSLLISVIYTSVMLFMNDDVLNGSLWIVFGLISVVVYVYMWLVVYSFFQQLRFEKANVRIGPYGRPYNYRKA, encoded by the exons ATGCAGCTCACAACGTGCTGCCGGTGCTGCTCCCTCAGGACTGGGACCATAATAAGCGGAATATGTGGAATA ATTCTTGCTGTGATCGCCATAATAATCATGCTGACAACGGAAGTCGAGTGGAAAACTATCGTGATTGACTTTCTGCCGCAGTCGGTAGTCAAAATCATATTGGCGATAAATTTGTGCATGACGATCCTGATCTCAACGCTGCTGATCATCGGAGTGTGCAAG CGAAATACGTTTTTGATGCTGCCCTGGGTCGTGTTGGGTATTATGCTGGCCGTGTCGCTTTTGATCAGCGTAATATACACGTCGGTGATGCTCTTTATGAACGACGACGTACTCAACGGTTCTCTTTGGATAGTATTCGGTCTGATATCCGTTG TTGTTTACGTCTACATGTGGCTGGTGGTATACAGTTTCTTCCAACAATTGCGTTTCGAGAAGGCCAATGTGAGAATCGGGCCGTATGGAAGGCCGTACAATTACCGCAAAGCATAG
- the LOC124297191 gene encoding UPF0764 protein C16orf89 homolog isoform X1 translates to MPGAHLIRTHSIVVMKLRMLLHGISTLISVVIISARQTHSNNASDHKLGQRILALYRVVDFMAQRPRQMNVDAIFGLTIAEAHVASTVNHVKLTVFHPRFRDVLIDILELCRRARRQAATVVLTKTKETAILNQVLNQPEIWQRPVAWSFGLLGPRPPPSENNTESSVLEYFYKGTPNETESDRCLSQLAQDYRRPLCQVSEPCAEMLTRNDGPRGYPLAHRLLYVVTAVAVSLSLIEISAGLAVWDTDLWGPDKSVLKITKYLRCMERDSTPFDKLIPAYCTAILQDAVDMEDTNFPAMSRDMICEQVILCGMAGYMEFANDHYAALILSWPNDVGCFTSLGFGEEIFRKRFKRESERMDYGCDNHATALAAASLSLLIRQFVETSDLTV, encoded by the exons ATGCCAGGTGCTCACCTTATCAGAACCCATAGTATCGTCGTCATGAAACTTCGGATGCTGTTACACGGCATCTCGACGCTTATCAGCGTCGTTATTATTTCCGCAAGACAAACCCACTCCAACAATGCAAGTGACCACAAGCTGG GGCAAAGAATCCTGGCGCTTTACAGGGTAGTCGATTTCATGGCGCAGAGACCTCGTCAGATGAACGTCGACGCGATTTTCGGACTCACCATAGCTGAAG CCCACGTTGCAAGCACTGTGAACCACGTGAAATTGACGGTTTTTCACCCTCGTTTTCGAGACGTCCTCATCGATATCCTGGAACTCTGCCGGCGCGCTCGTCGACAAGCCGCAACAGTAGTTTTAACGAAGACTAAGGAAACCGCGATAT TGAACCAAGTCCTGAATCAGCCGGAGATTTGGCAACGGCCTGTTGCATGGAGCTTCGGGTTATTGGGCCCCAGACCTCCACCGAGTGAGAACAACACGGAATCTTCCGTTCTGGAGTATTTCTACAAGGGGACGCCGAACGAGACCGAAAGCGATCGGTGTCTCTCTCAGCTTGCTCAAGACTACAGGAGGCCCCTTTGTCAGGTGTCGGAGCCCTGCGCCGAAATGTTGACAAGAAATGACGGGCCCAGAGGGTATCCGCTTGCGCACAGGCTGCTGTACGTCGTGACAGCTGTCGCCGTGAGTTTATCTTTGATTGAAATCAGTGCAGGATTAGCAGTTTGGGATACTGATCTCTGGGGCCCGGATAAGtctgtattaaaaataacaaaatat CTAAGATGCATGGAGCGCGACTCCACTCCGTTCGACAAACTTATACCTGCCTACTGCACGGCTATATTACAGGATGCAGTCGATATGGAAGATACTAACTTTCCAGCAATGTCAAGAGACATGATCTGCGAGCAAG TCATTCTCTGCGGAATGGCAGGCTATATGGAGTTTGCCAATGACCATTACGCGGCGTTGATACTGAGCTGGCCGAACGATGTGGGTTGTTTCACGAGTTTAGG ATTTGGAgaggaaatatttcgaaaaagatTCAAGCGGGAAAGTGAAAGGATGGACTACGGTTGTGACAACCACGCGACGGCGTTGGCCGCAGCAAGTTTGTCTCTGCTGATCCGTCAGTTCGTTGAGACTTCAGATTTGACTGTGTAG
- the LOC124297191 gene encoding UPF0764 protein C16orf89 homolog isoform X2: MPGAHLIRTHSIVVMKLRMLLHGISTLISVVIISARQTHSNNASDHKLGQRILALYRVVDFMAQRPRQMNVDAIFGLTIAEAHVASTVNHVKLTVFHPRFRDVLIDILELCRRARRQAATVVLTKTKETAILNQVLNQPEIWQRPVAWSFGLLGPRPPPSENNTESSVLEYFYKGTPNETESDRCLSQLAQDYRRPLCQVSEPCAEMLTRNDGPRGYPLAHRLLYVVTAVALRCMERDSTPFDKLIPAYCTAILQDAVDMEDTNFPAMSRDMICEQVILCGMAGYMEFANDHYAALILSWPNDVGCFTSLGFGEEIFRKRFKRESERMDYGCDNHATALAAASLSLLIRQFVETSDLTV; this comes from the exons ATGCCAGGTGCTCACCTTATCAGAACCCATAGTATCGTCGTCATGAAACTTCGGATGCTGTTACACGGCATCTCGACGCTTATCAGCGTCGTTATTATTTCCGCAAGACAAACCCACTCCAACAATGCAAGTGACCACAAGCTGG GGCAAAGAATCCTGGCGCTTTACAGGGTAGTCGATTTCATGGCGCAGAGACCTCGTCAGATGAACGTCGACGCGATTTTCGGACTCACCATAGCTGAAG CCCACGTTGCAAGCACTGTGAACCACGTGAAATTGACGGTTTTTCACCCTCGTTTTCGAGACGTCCTCATCGATATCCTGGAACTCTGCCGGCGCGCTCGTCGACAAGCCGCAACAGTAGTTTTAACGAAGACTAAGGAAACCGCGATAT TGAACCAAGTCCTGAATCAGCCGGAGATTTGGCAACGGCCTGTTGCATGGAGCTTCGGGTTATTGGGCCCCAGACCTCCACCGAGTGAGAACAACACGGAATCTTCCGTTCTGGAGTATTTCTACAAGGGGACGCCGAACGAGACCGAAAGCGATCGGTGTCTCTCTCAGCTTGCTCAAGACTACAGGAGGCCCCTTTGTCAGGTGTCGGAGCCCTGCGCCGAAATGTTGACAAGAAATGACGGGCCCAGAGGGTATCCGCTTGCGCACAGGCTGCTGTACGTCGTGACAGCTGTCGCC CTAAGATGCATGGAGCGCGACTCCACTCCGTTCGACAAACTTATACCTGCCTACTGCACGGCTATATTACAGGATGCAGTCGATATGGAAGATACTAACTTTCCAGCAATGTCAAGAGACATGATCTGCGAGCAAG TCATTCTCTGCGGAATGGCAGGCTATATGGAGTTTGCCAATGACCATTACGCGGCGTTGATACTGAGCTGGCCGAACGATGTGGGTTGTTTCACGAGTTTAGG ATTTGGAgaggaaatatttcgaaaaagatTCAAGCGGGAAAGTGAAAGGATGGACTACGGTTGTGACAACCACGCGACGGCGTTGGCCGCAGCAAGTTTGTCTCTGCTGATCCGTCAGTTCGTTGAGACTTCAGATTTGACTGTGTAG
- the LOC124297194 gene encoding uncharacterized protein LOC124297194: MNSAILYLAMGLALVSSNLRTASAGIAELLNGVDDAGLQVPPAHTSVSNLLRETLEDNSVGNSCQVEYQVTKRAVGRCIKLGRDIRACVSGTYLDPFHPECM, encoded by the exons at GAACTCCGCGATTCTCTATCTTGCTATGGGGCTTGCACTTGTGTCATCGAATCTGCGTACAGCTTCCGCAGGCATCGCCGAGCTTCTCAACGGCGTCGACGACGCTGGTTTACAAGTGCCTCCGGCACACACCTCCGTG TCGAATTTGCTGAGGGAGACTTTGGAGGACAATAGCGTCGGTAATTCTTGTCAAGTCGAATATCAAGTG ACTAAGCGTGCCGTAGGTCGCTGCATTAAGTTGGGCCGCGACATTCGAGCCTGCGTTTCCGGTACATATCTGGACCCCTTTCATCCGGAATGTATGTAA
- the LOC124298420 gene encoding L-xylulose reductase-like: MNISFEGKRILVTGAGSGIGRAVALRLSKFGANVIAVSLPDKSFDTLSKEDPKIEIVKVDLTDWNATKDALQSVTPVDHLVNSAGMFRGHAFLDVTAEDVDESFNINFKAAINVSQIVAKDLIARGKPGSIVNISSQASQAAFHDHTVYCCSKGAVDQLTRVMSLELGPHNIRVNAINPTVVMTELGRQAWSDPKKAADMKSKIPLGRFAEVEEVVDAITYLLSDRSSMINGVTLPVDGGFLAT, translated from the exons ATGAACATCTCCTTCGAGGGAAAACGTATTCTGGTGACGGGAGCTGGATCGG GTATCGGTCGAGCCGTTGCCCTGAGGCTGTCAAAGTTCGGGGCCAACGTGATCGCCGTATCGCTTCCCGACAAGAGCTTCGATACTCTTTCGAAGGAGGATCCTAAAATCGAGATCGTCAAGGTGGACCTGACGGATTGGAACGCGACGAAGGATGCTCTGCAGAGTGTAACACCTGTGGATCATCTCGTTAACAGTGCGGGAATGTTTAGAGGACATGCTTTTCTTGACGTAACGGCTGAAGACGTCGACGAGTCATTTAACATAAATTTCAAAGCTGCTATTAACGTTTCTCAAATCGTAGCTAAGGATTTGATAGCAAGAGGAAAACCCGGGagtatcgtgaatatttcatctCAAGCTAGCCAGGCCGCTTTTCACGATCACACTGTTTACTGCTGCTCTAAAGGAGCTGTTGATCAGCTTACAAG AGTCATGTCGTTGGAATTGGGTCCCCACAACATCAGAGTGAATGCAATCAATCCCACTGTTGTAATGACCGAATTGGGTCGCCAAGCATGGAGCGATCCGAAGAAAGCTGCCGACATGAAGAGCAAGATTCCGCTTGGCCGTTTTGCTG AGGTGGAAGAGGTCGTTGATGCAATAACCTACTTGCTCAGCGATCGGAGCTCAATGATCAACGGTGTGACGCTACCAGTTGACGGAGGTTTCCTGGCTACGTAG
- the LOC124298419 gene encoding L-xylulose reductase-like isoform X3 codes for MVVGRDRIGFHPYPRFHQEDPKIEIITADLADWESTRAAIEGAGRIDLLVNNAAAARLDRFLDVKPDDVDMLFNVNLKSVINVSQVAAKSMIATGNGGSIVNISSQASQAALKDHAVYCATKAALDQLTRVMALELGPHNIRVNAVNPTVVMTDMGRVGWNDPEKAASMTSKIPLGRFAEVDEVVDAVVYLLSNRSSMINGVTLPIDGGFLAT; via the exons ATGGTTGTGGGAAGAGATAGAATTGGCTTCCACCCATATCCGCGTTTCCACCAG GAAGACCCAAAAATTGAGATCATCACGGCGGATCTCGCCGATTGGGAATCGACAAGGGCTGCAATAGAGGGCGCAGGGCGTATAGATCTTCTCGTAAACAACGCGGCAGCGGCCAGGCTAGACCGTTTTTTGGACGTAAAGCCTGACGATGTCGACATGCTTTTTAACGTTAACTTAAAGTCGGTTATCAATGTATCTCAAGTCGCGGCTAAAAGTATGATAGCCACAGGGAATGGCGGAAGCATCGTTAATATATCTTCTCAGGCAAGCCAAGCCGCTTTAAAAGATCACGCAGTTTATTGCGCAACTAAAGCAGCTCTGGATCAGCTTAcaag AGTAATGGCATTGGAATTGGGCCCACACAATATTAGAGTGAATGCAGTAAATCCCACTGTCGTAATGACCGATATGGGTCGTGTTGGATGGAATGACCCGGAGAAGGCTGCCAGCATGACGAGCAAAATTCCGCTTGGTCGTTTTGCAG agGTCGACGAAGTTGTGGATGCAGTAGTCTACCTGCTGAGCAATCGTAGCTCAATGATCAATGGTGTGACATTACCGATTGATGGAGGATTTTTGGCTACATAG
- the LOC124298419 gene encoding L-xylulose reductase-like isoform X2, translating into MVLSIFGKRIVVTGAGQGIGRALALRLSKFGGKVIAVSRTQKHLDTLFQEDPKIEIITADLADWESTRAAIEGAGRIDLLVNNAAAARLDRFLDVKPDDVDMLFNVNLKSVINVSQVAAKSMIATGNGGSIVNISSQASQAALKDHAVYCATKAALDQLTRVMALELGPHNIRVNAVNPTVVMTDMGRVGWNDPEKAASMTSKIPLGRFAEVDEVVDAVVYLLSNRSSMINGVTLPIDGGFLAT; encoded by the exons ATGGTGTTATCTATTTTTG GAAAGCGGATTGTAGTGACAGGAGCTGGACAGg GCATCGGCCGAGCTCTCGCCTTGAGACTGTCAAAGTTTGGCGGTAAAGTGATTGCCGTATCGCGCACCCAGAAACACTTGGACACTCTTTTCCAGGAAGACCCAAAAATTGAGATCATCACGGCGGATCTCGCCGATTGGGAATCGACAAGGGCTGCAATAGAGGGCGCAGGGCGTATAGATCTTCTCGTAAACAACGCGGCAGCGGCCAGGCTAGACCGTTTTTTGGACGTAAAGCCTGACGATGTCGACATGCTTTTTAACGTTAACTTAAAGTCGGTTATCAATGTATCTCAAGTCGCGGCTAAAAGTATGATAGCCACAGGGAATGGCGGAAGCATCGTTAATATATCTTCTCAGGCAAGCCAAGCCGCTTTAAAAGATCACGCAGTTTATTGCGCAACTAAAGCAGCTCTGGATCAGCTTAcaag AGTAATGGCATTGGAATTGGGCCCACACAATATTAGAGTGAATGCAGTAAATCCCACTGTCGTAATGACCGATATGGGTCGTGTTGGATGGAATGACCCGGAGAAGGCTGCCAGCATGACGAGCAAAATTCCGCTTGGTCGTTTTGCAG agGTCGACGAAGTTGTGGATGCAGTAGTCTACCTGCTGAGCAATCGTAGCTCAATGATCAATGGTGTGACATTACCGATTGATGGAGGATTTTTGGCTACATAG
- the LOC124298419 gene encoding L-xylulose reductase-like isoform X1: MLNFRIGFIGKRIVVTGAGQGIGRALALRLSKFGGKVIAVSRTQKHLDTLFQEDPKIEIITADLADWESTRAAIEGAGRIDLLVNNAAAARLDRFLDVKPDDVDMLFNVNLKSVINVSQVAAKSMIATGNGGSIVNISSQASQAALKDHAVYCATKAALDQLTRVMALELGPHNIRVNAVNPTVVMTDMGRVGWNDPEKAASMTSKIPLGRFAEVDEVVDAVVYLLSNRSSMINGVTLPIDGGFLAT; this comes from the exons ATGCTCAATTTTAGGATTGGATTTATCG GAAAGCGGATTGTAGTGACAGGAGCTGGACAGg GCATCGGCCGAGCTCTCGCCTTGAGACTGTCAAAGTTTGGCGGTAAAGTGATTGCCGTATCGCGCACCCAGAAACACTTGGACACTCTTTTCCAGGAAGACCCAAAAATTGAGATCATCACGGCGGATCTCGCCGATTGGGAATCGACAAGGGCTGCAATAGAGGGCGCAGGGCGTATAGATCTTCTCGTAAACAACGCGGCAGCGGCCAGGCTAGACCGTTTTTTGGACGTAAAGCCTGACGATGTCGACATGCTTTTTAACGTTAACTTAAAGTCGGTTATCAATGTATCTCAAGTCGCGGCTAAAAGTATGATAGCCACAGGGAATGGCGGAAGCATCGTTAATATATCTTCTCAGGCAAGCCAAGCCGCTTTAAAAGATCACGCAGTTTATTGCGCAACTAAAGCAGCTCTGGATCAGCTTAcaag AGTAATGGCATTGGAATTGGGCCCACACAATATTAGAGTGAATGCAGTAAATCCCACTGTCGTAATGACCGATATGGGTCGTGTTGGATGGAATGACCCGGAGAAGGCTGCCAGCATGACGAGCAAAATTCCGCTTGGTCGTTTTGCAG agGTCGACGAAGTTGTGGATGCAGTAGTCTACCTGCTGAGCAATCGTAGCTCAATGATCAATGGTGTGACATTACCGATTGATGGAGGATTTTTGGCTACATAG